One window of Solwaraspora sp. WMMA2056 genomic DNA carries:
- a CDS encoding SDR family oxidoreductase has product MTPIAIVTGASSGIGAATARRLAAEGFHVVAAARRADRLTDLVTAIHADGGQATAVACDVTDDAAVAALAGAAAALPGPVTLLVNNAGGARGLDPVESGSVADWRWMYEVNVLGTLRVTQALLPALQASGAGTVVVIGSTASQIVYEGGGGYTAAKHGQTALAETLRLELCGRPVRVVEIDPGMVRTDEFSLVRFDGDAARADAVYAGVAEPLVADDIADCVAWCATRPQHVNVDRLVVRPLAQAAQHKVHRVPSG; this is encoded by the coding sequence ATGACTCCGATCGCCATCGTCACCGGCGCGTCCAGCGGGATCGGGGCGGCCACCGCCAGGCGGCTGGCCGCCGAGGGCTTCCATGTGGTCGCCGCCGCCCGCCGCGCCGACCGACTCACCGACCTGGTCACCGCGATCCACGCCGACGGCGGCCAGGCCACCGCCGTGGCCTGCGACGTCACCGACGACGCGGCGGTCGCCGCGCTGGCCGGGGCGGCCGCCGCCCTGCCGGGCCCGGTCACCCTGCTGGTGAACAACGCCGGTGGGGCGCGCGGGCTGGATCCGGTCGAGTCCGGCTCGGTGGCCGACTGGCGGTGGATGTACGAGGTCAACGTACTCGGCACGCTGCGGGTCACCCAGGCGCTGCTGCCGGCGCTGCAGGCCAGCGGGGCCGGCACCGTGGTGGTGATCGGTTCCACCGCGAGCCAGATCGTCTACGAGGGCGGCGGTGGCTACACCGCCGCCAAGCACGGGCAGACCGCGCTCGCCGAGACGCTGCGGCTGGAGCTGTGCGGCCGGCCGGTACGGGTGGTGGAGATCGACCCGGGGATGGTCCGCACCGACGAGTTCAGCCTGGTCCGCTTCGACGGCGACGCCGCCCGGGCCGACGCGGTGTACGCCGGGGTGGCCGAACCGTTGGTCGCCGACGACATCGCCGACTGCGTCGCCTGGTGCGCCACCCGTCCACAGCACGTCAACGTGGACCGGCTCGTGGTCCGTCCACTCGCTCAGGCGGCACAGCACAAGGTGCACCGGGTGCCGTCGGGGTGA
- a CDS encoding UDP-N-acetylmuramate dehydrogenase, with the protein MPDVSAHAPSAEDPTTIAPLARYTTLGLGGPPAAIVEAATADDLVEAVRAAGRRHEQVLLLGGGSNVIIGDDGFPGTAVLVRSRGFQVIAEQPPTAGAPGTVTVRVEAGEPWDELVAATVAAGWSGVECLSGIPGAAGATPIQNVGAYGQEVAETIRTVHVHDRLTDTRYPLSAAECRFAYRDSLFKRNDRYLVLAVDFQLVRDDLATPVRYAELARALGATVGDRAPSADVRAAVLRLRAGKGMVLDPTDPDTRSVGSFFTNPVLDPAAAAAFQARVAAAGLDAPAAWPGVDPTGKPDGTVKVSAAWLIDKAGFGKGYPGPDAPVAISGKHTLALTHRGGGSTAALLELARTVRDGVRDRFGVTLHPEPVLVNCAMD; encoded by the coding sequence GTGCCCGACGTTAGTGCCCACGCGCCATCTGCCGAAGACCCAACGACCATTGCGCCGTTGGCACGCTATACCACCCTCGGCCTGGGCGGCCCCCCCGCCGCGATCGTCGAGGCGGCCACCGCCGACGACCTGGTCGAGGCGGTACGTGCCGCCGGTCGCCGCCACGAGCAGGTCCTGCTGCTCGGCGGCGGCAGCAACGTGATCATCGGCGACGACGGCTTCCCCGGTACCGCGGTCCTGGTCCGCTCCCGTGGATTCCAGGTGATCGCCGAGCAGCCGCCGACCGCTGGCGCACCGGGCACCGTCACCGTCCGGGTCGAGGCCGGCGAACCCTGGGACGAGCTGGTGGCGGCCACGGTCGCCGCCGGCTGGTCCGGGGTGGAATGCCTCTCCGGCATCCCCGGCGCGGCCGGCGCGACCCCGATCCAGAACGTCGGCGCGTACGGCCAGGAGGTCGCCGAGACCATCCGTACCGTCCACGTCCACGACCGGCTGACCGACACCCGGTACCCGCTGTCCGCTGCCGAGTGCCGCTTCGCGTACCGGGACAGCCTGTTCAAACGCAACGACCGCTACCTGGTGCTCGCCGTCGACTTCCAGTTGGTCCGCGACGACCTGGCCACCCCGGTCCGGTATGCCGAGCTCGCTCGCGCCCTCGGCGCCACGGTCGGCGACCGGGCACCGTCCGCCGACGTACGCGCGGCGGTGCTGCGGCTGCGGGCCGGCAAGGGCATGGTGCTCGACCCGACCGACCCGGACACCCGGTCGGTCGGCTCGTTCTTCACCAATCCGGTGCTCGACCCGGCCGCCGCCGCCGCGTTCCAGGCCCGGGTCGCCGCCGCCGGTCTCGACGCGCCGGCTGCCTGGCCCGGCGTCGACCCGACCGGAAAGCCGGACGGCACGGTGAAGGTCAGCGCCGCCTGGCTGATCGACAAGGCCGGCTTCGGCAAGGGCTACCCGGGCCCGGACGCGCCGGTGGCGATCTCCGGCAAACACACCCTGGCGCTGACCCATCGCGGCGGCGGCAGCACCGCCGCGCTGCTGGAGCTGGCCCGTACCGTCCGCGACGGGGTGCGGGACCGGTTCGGCGTCACCCTGCACCCGGAGCCGGTCCTGGTCAACTGCGCCATGGACTGA
- a CDS encoding maleylpyruvate isomerase N-terminal domain-containing protein, giving the protein MSRLHGSKDFWLGALRADGSAFRAAVAEAPLDTPVPSCPDWTVVDLVHHLGIVYMWVRETVSRGVADPREERPPVAAKPHGPEAVGWWQQEFDALVTLLDGLDPEMPAWNWAPQAKKVGFWVRRMAHETAVHRWDAQTAVVGVEPVEAKLAVDGISEVLDTWLPAGRRRSHQPTYGVVHLVATDAEQEWYVRLRGEGMALLDTDTILDSDDHHTRTLATGTASDLLLGLWGRVQFDVLDVSGDAALLDSLRVG; this is encoded by the coding sequence ATGAGCAGGCTGCACGGCTCCAAGGACTTCTGGCTCGGCGCACTACGTGCGGACGGTTCGGCGTTTCGCGCCGCCGTCGCCGAGGCGCCGTTGGACACCCCGGTGCCGTCCTGCCCCGACTGGACGGTCGTCGACCTGGTGCACCACCTCGGCATCGTGTATATGTGGGTGCGGGAGACCGTGTCGCGCGGTGTCGCCGATCCGAGGGAGGAGCGGCCGCCGGTGGCTGCCAAACCCCACGGGCCCGAAGCGGTCGGCTGGTGGCAGCAGGAGTTCGACGCCCTGGTCACCCTGCTGGACGGGCTTGATCCGGAGATGCCGGCGTGGAACTGGGCCCCGCAGGCGAAGAAGGTCGGCTTCTGGGTACGCCGGATGGCGCACGAGACCGCAGTGCACCGCTGGGACGCGCAGACGGCGGTCGTCGGGGTGGAGCCGGTCGAAGCGAAGCTGGCGGTGGACGGGATCAGCGAGGTGCTGGACACCTGGCTGCCGGCGGGCCGCCGACGCAGCCACCAGCCGACGTACGGAGTGGTGCATCTGGTGGCGACCGACGCCGAGCAGGAGTGGTACGTGCGGTTGCGGGGTGAGGGCATGGCACTGCTGGACACCGACACGATCCTCGACTCCGACGACCACCACACCCGGACCCTGGCCACCGGGACCGCGAGCGACCTGCTCCTCGGGCTCTGGGGCAGGGTGCAGTTCGACGTGCTGGACGTCTCCGGGGACGCGGCGCTGCTGGACTCGCTGCGGGTCGGCTGA
- a CDS encoding YbjN domain-containing protein: MSRRNEVAALIGAVCAERELACEPTGEFSYAVTLPGTHKLKTVCNLIVGEHALRVEAFVMRQPDERRTELWTWLLRRNARMYGVAFSIDAAGDVYLTGRIGLAGVTEDELDRILGSVLTYADESFDTMLEIGFGSAIRREWQWRVARGESLANLQAFAHLFDGKSTEDPG; the protein is encoded by the coding sequence ATGAGCAGGCGGAACGAGGTGGCCGCGCTGATCGGGGCGGTCTGCGCCGAGCGGGAGCTGGCCTGCGAACCGACCGGTGAGTTCTCGTACGCCGTGACGTTGCCGGGCACCCACAAGCTGAAGACGGTCTGCAACCTGATCGTCGGTGAGCACGCCCTGCGGGTCGAGGCGTTCGTGATGCGCCAGCCCGACGAACGCCGTACCGAGTTGTGGACCTGGCTGCTGCGCCGCAACGCCCGGATGTACGGCGTGGCGTTCTCGATCGACGCCGCCGGCGACGTCTATCTGACCGGTCGGATCGGTCTGGCCGGAGTCACCGAGGACGAACTGGACCGGATTCTCGGATCCGTTCTCACCTACGCCGACGAATCATTCGACACGATGCTGGAGATCGGATTCGGTTCCGCGATACGTCGTGAGTGGCAATGGCGGGTTGCCCGGGGTGAATCGTTGGCCAATCTGCAGGCGTTCGCACACCTTTTCGATGGGAAGTCGACCGAGGATCCGGGTTAG
- a CDS encoding MFS transporter codes for MRGAQGWLQRTAGGLPRSFWYLWTGSLINRLGSFVVIFLAIYLTAGRGLSEAQAGLVLGAWGAGGAVGTLLGGTFADRWGRRPTLLTAHLGTATMLLALGLAQRWWLLLLGAALLGMCNEGARPAYGAMMIDVVPAADRLRAYSLNYWAVNLGYAFAAVLAGLAAQVDYFLLFAVNAATTLATAAIVFVAVGETRPAAAGPAAAASGLTTRPAGLRTVFADRVFLGFVGLNVLLAVVFMQHSSMLPISMAADGLSPATFGAVIALNGVLIVAGQLFVPRLIAGRSRSHVLALAAVIVGVGFGLTAAADVAWFYAVTVLIWTVGEMLNSPSNATLIAELTPPQVRGRYQGVFSLSWSAAAFIAPIAGGAVWQYAGDTVLWLGCAMIGVVVAVGQLLAGPARERRAAELRTAELRAAEPPAVELRAATPRTAVVARSD; via the coding sequence GTGCGGGGCGCGCAGGGGTGGCTACAGCGGACCGCCGGTGGACTGCCCCGGAGCTTCTGGTACCTGTGGACCGGCAGCCTGATCAACCGACTCGGCTCGTTCGTGGTCATCTTCCTGGCGATCTACCTGACCGCCGGACGCGGCCTGTCCGAAGCGCAGGCCGGGCTGGTGCTCGGTGCCTGGGGCGCCGGTGGCGCGGTCGGCACGCTGCTCGGCGGCACGTTCGCCGACCGTTGGGGCCGCCGCCCGACACTGCTCACCGCCCACCTCGGCACCGCCACCATGCTGCTCGCGCTCGGCCTGGCGCAGCGGTGGTGGCTGCTGCTGCTCGGCGCGGCCCTGCTCGGCATGTGCAACGAGGGCGCCCGACCGGCGTACGGGGCGATGATGATCGACGTGGTGCCGGCCGCCGACCGGCTGCGCGCCTACTCGCTCAACTACTGGGCGGTCAACCTCGGGTACGCCTTCGCCGCCGTCCTGGCCGGGCTGGCCGCACAGGTCGACTACTTCCTGCTGTTCGCGGTGAACGCGGCGACCACGCTGGCCACCGCCGCGATCGTGTTCGTCGCCGTCGGTGAGACCCGACCGGCGGCAGCCGGGCCGGCCGCCGCCGCGAGCGGACTCACGACCCGGCCAGCCGGACTGCGTACGGTCTTCGCCGACCGGGTCTTCCTCGGCTTCGTGGGGCTCAACGTGCTGCTGGCGGTGGTGTTCATGCAGCACAGTTCGATGTTGCCGATCTCGATGGCGGCCGACGGGCTCTCCCCGGCCACCTTCGGCGCGGTGATCGCCCTCAACGGGGTGCTCATCGTCGCCGGGCAGCTGTTCGTGCCCCGGCTGATCGCCGGACGCAGCCGGTCGCACGTGCTGGCGCTGGCAGCGGTGATCGTCGGGGTCGGGTTCGGGCTGACCGCCGCCGCCGACGTCGCCTGGTTCTACGCGGTCACCGTGCTGATCTGGACCGTCGGCGAGATGCTCAACTCGCCGTCGAACGCCACCCTGATCGCCGAGCTGACCCCACCACAGGTCCGGGGCCGCTACCAGGGCGTCTTCTCGTTGTCCTGGTCGGCCGCCGCGTTCATCGCGCCGATCGCCGGCGGGGCCGTCTGGCAGTACGCCGGGGACACCGTGCTCTGGCTGGGCTGCGCGATGATCGGCGTGGTGGTGGCAGTCGGTCAACTGCTGGCCGGTCCGGCCCGCGAACGGCGCGCCGCCGAACTGCGTACCGCCGAACTCCGCGCCGCCGAGCCACCAGCCGTCGAGCTGCGTGCCGCGACACCACGTACCGCCGTTGTCGCGCGCAGCGACTGA
- the mshA gene encoding D-inositol-3-phosphate glycosyltransferase, with protein sequence MVQVDDAGQGDNPPPVPRRVATLSVHTSPLDQPGTGDAGGMNVYIVEVSRRLAEAGVEVEIFTRATAGGVPPVVEMAPGVRVRQVISGPLEPLPKEDLPAQLCAFTAGVLRAEAARAPGYYDLIHSHYWLSGQVGWLAKERWGVPLVHTAHTLAKVKNAGLAAGDRPEPASRIVGEEQVVAEADHLVANTGTEARELTDRYGADVDRVSVVEPGVDLDRFRPGPPGREDATRAAARHRLGLPTCGQLVAFVGRIQPLKAPDVLLRAVADLRRRDPDAVADLTVVIAGGPSGTGLDQPSALIDLATSLRIDDLVRFWPPLRGADLPALFQAADLVAVPSHNESFGLVALEAQACGTPVLAAAVGGLVTAVRDGHSGLLVDSHDPTEWGRALGGLLAAPGLRQRLGRGAVTHARQFSWSRTAAGLLRVYGEAVCGYRRTAAAAMCRDADALSASIR encoded by the coding sequence GTGGTGCAGGTGGACGACGCCGGGCAGGGTGACAACCCACCGCCGGTTCCCCGCCGGGTCGCGACGCTGTCGGTACACACCTCGCCGCTGGACCAACCGGGCACCGGGGACGCCGGCGGCATGAACGTGTACATCGTCGAGGTGTCCCGCCGGTTGGCCGAGGCCGGCGTCGAGGTGGAGATCTTCACCCGGGCGACCGCCGGCGGCGTGCCACCGGTGGTGGAGATGGCCCCCGGGGTGCGGGTCCGGCAGGTGATCTCCGGTCCGCTGGAGCCGCTGCCGAAGGAGGACCTGCCGGCCCAGCTGTGCGCCTTCACCGCCGGGGTGCTGCGGGCCGAGGCCGCGCGGGCACCCGGCTACTACGACCTGATCCACTCGCACTACTGGCTCTCCGGCCAGGTCGGCTGGCTCGCCAAGGAGCGCTGGGGGGTGCCGCTCGTGCACACCGCGCACACCCTGGCCAAGGTCAAGAACGCCGGGCTGGCGGCCGGTGACCGCCCGGAGCCGGCGTCGCGGATCGTCGGCGAGGAACAGGTCGTCGCCGAGGCCGACCACCTGGTGGCCAACACCGGCACCGAGGCGCGGGAGCTGACCGACCGGTACGGTGCGGACGTCGACCGGGTGAGCGTCGTGGAGCCCGGTGTCGACCTCGACCGGTTCCGACCCGGGCCGCCCGGCCGGGAGGACGCGACCCGGGCCGCCGCCCGCCACCGGCTGGGGTTGCCGACCTGCGGCCAGCTGGTGGCGTTCGTCGGCCGGATCCAACCGCTGAAGGCGCCGGACGTGCTGCTGCGGGCGGTGGCGGATCTGCGCCGGCGGGATCCGGACGCGGTGGCCGACCTGACCGTGGTCATCGCCGGCGGCCCCAGCGGCACCGGGTTGGACCAGCCGAGCGCCCTGATCGACCTGGCGACGTCGCTGCGCATCGACGATCTGGTGCGGTTCTGGCCACCGCTGCGCGGTGCCGACCTGCCGGCTCTGTTCCAGGCCGCCGACCTGGTGGCGGTGCCGTCGCACAACGAGTCCTTCGGCCTGGTCGCGCTGGAGGCGCAGGCCTGCGGTACGCCGGTGCTGGCGGCTGCGGTCGGCGGCCTGGTCACCGCCGTCCGCGACGGGCACAGTGGGCTGCTCGTCGACTCCCACGACCCGACCGAGTGGGGCCGCGCCCTCGGCGGTCTGCTCGCCGCGCCCGGACTGAGGCAGCGGCTCGGCCGGGGCGCGGTCACCCACGCCCGGCAGTTCTCGTGGTCACGCACTGCGGCCGGGCTCCTGCGCGTCTACGGTGAAGCGGTGTGCGGGTACCGCCGGACGGCGGCCGCCGCGATGTGCCGCGACGCCGACGCGTTGTCGGCGAGCATCCGCTGA
- a CDS encoding phosphoglyceromutase: MERMTVGTLVLLRHGESEWNAKNLFTGWVDVDLTAKGEAEARRGGELLAQHNLLPDIVHTSVLRRAIRTSELALHTADRGWIPVRRSWRLNERHYGALQGKNKKQTLEEYGEEQFMLWRRSYDTPPPPIADDDDWSQVGEARYRELPPELMPRTECLADVVARMLPYWYDAIVPDLLAGKQVLVAAHGNSLRALVKHLDGISDEAIAKLNIPTGIPLRYDLDGALRPVNPGGDYLDPDAAAAAAAAVANQGR, from the coding sequence ATGGAGCGCATGACTGTGGGGACACTGGTGCTGCTCCGGCACGGAGAGAGCGAGTGGAACGCGAAGAACCTCTTCACCGGTTGGGTCGACGTGGACCTGACCGCCAAGGGCGAAGCCGAGGCGCGGCGCGGCGGTGAGCTGCTGGCCCAGCACAACCTGCTGCCCGACATCGTGCACACCAGCGTGCTGCGGCGGGCCATCCGCACCAGCGAGCTGGCGCTGCACACCGCCGACCGGGGCTGGATCCCGGTTCGCCGGTCCTGGCGGCTCAACGAGCGGCACTACGGTGCGCTGCAGGGCAAGAACAAGAAGCAGACCCTCGAAGAGTACGGCGAGGAGCAGTTCATGCTCTGGCGCCGCTCGTACGACACCCCGCCGCCGCCGATCGCCGACGACGACGACTGGTCGCAGGTGGGGGAGGCCCGCTACCGGGAGCTGCCGCCCGAACTGATGCCGCGCACCGAGTGCCTGGCCGACGTGGTGGCCCGGATGCTGCCGTACTGGTACGACGCGATCGTGCCGGACCTGCTCGCCGGCAAGCAGGTGCTGGTGGCCGCGCACGGCAACTCGCTGCGGGCGCTGGTCAAGCACCTCGACGGGATCTCCGACGAGGCGATCGCCAAGCTGAACATCCCGACCGGGATCCCGCTGCGCTACGACCTGGACGGTGCGCTGCGCCCGGTCAACCCGGGCGGCGACTACCTCGATCCGGACGCCGCGGCGGCGGCCGCCGCCGCCGTGGCCAACCAGGGCCGCTGA
- a CDS encoding extracellular solute-binding protein: MGVNPRRRLVTATAAAVAVLAAEDGTITLTVDVFGQFGYEELYRQYEADNPGIKIVERGTGTNLDEYSPKLTQWLAAGKGAGDVVAIEEGLLIEYKANPQNFVNLLDHGAAELEGNFLPWKWDQALTADGSQLIGLGTDVGGMAMCYRTDLFEAAGLPTDRDEVSALWPTWQDYIAVGEQFVAKNTGASFLDAATQTFNTIVLQTAGAAEGYHYYDLENNLVVDSNPAVQQAWDITMDIIDSNLSGKYGAWSDEWVAAFKQAKFATIACPAWMTGVIEGNAGPEAAGKWDIAKVPGDGGNWGGSHLAVPAQSEHQEEAIKLVKFLTSPEGHIGAFKAKGPLPSSPQALDDPAILEASSEYFSGAPIGQIFGEGAKSLKPVYMGPKNQAVRTEVENAVRTVELGQRTPAEGWTDAVNNAKTAAEK; this comes from the coding sequence ATGGGCGTCAACCCACGCCGCCGGCTGGTCACCGCGACCGCCGCCGCGGTCGCCGTACTCGCCGCCGAAGACGGCACCATCACCCTCACCGTCGACGTGTTCGGCCAGTTCGGCTACGAGGAGCTCTACCGGCAGTACGAGGCCGACAACCCCGGCATCAAGATCGTCGAACGGGGCACCGGCACCAACCTCGACGAGTACTCCCCCAAGCTGACCCAGTGGCTGGCCGCCGGCAAGGGTGCCGGTGACGTCGTCGCCATCGAGGAAGGCCTGCTCATCGAGTACAAGGCCAACCCGCAGAACTTCGTTAACCTGCTCGACCACGGCGCCGCCGAACTCGAGGGCAACTTCCTGCCGTGGAAGTGGGACCAGGCGCTGACCGCCGACGGCAGCCAGCTGATCGGGCTCGGCACCGACGTCGGCGGCATGGCGATGTGCTACCGCACCGACCTGTTCGAAGCCGCCGGGCTGCCCACCGACCGCGACGAGGTCTCCGCGCTCTGGCCGACCTGGCAGGACTACATCGCCGTCGGCGAGCAGTTCGTCGCCAAGAACACCGGTGCGTCGTTCCTCGACGCGGCGACCCAGACGTTCAACACGATCGTGCTGCAGACCGCCGGTGCCGCCGAGGGCTACCACTACTACGACCTGGAGAACAACCTCGTCGTGGACTCCAACCCGGCCGTCCAGCAGGCCTGGGACATCACCATGGACATCATCGACTCGAACCTGTCCGGCAAGTACGGCGCCTGGTCCGACGAGTGGGTGGCCGCGTTCAAGCAGGCCAAGTTCGCCACCATCGCCTGCCCTGCCTGGATGACCGGGGTCATCGAGGGCAACGCCGGCCCGGAGGCGGCCGGCAAGTGGGACATCGCCAAGGTGCCCGGCGACGGCGGCAACTGGGGCGGCTCGCACCTGGCGGTGCCGGCGCAGAGCGAGCACCAGGAGGAAGCGATCAAGCTGGTGAAGTTCCTGACCAGCCCGGAGGGGCACATCGGGGCGTTCAAGGCCAAGGGCCCGCTGCCGTCGTCGCCGCAGGCGCTCGACGACCCGGCGATCCTGGAGGCCAGCAGCGAGTACTTCAGCGGCGCCCCGATCGGGCAGATCTTCGGTGAGGGCGCCAAGAGCCTCAAGCCGGTCTACATGGGACCGAAGAACCAGGCGGTCCGCACCGAGGTGGAGAACGCCGTCCGTACGGTCGAGCTGGGTCAGCGTACGCCGGCCGAGGGCTGGACCGACGCGGTGAACAACGCCAAGACGGCGGCCGAGAAGTGA
- a CDS encoding class I SAM-dependent methyltransferase: MVTRGTTAPNRLRRVDRWLTYRCGPTLADAADPLVVDLGFGAAAVTTVELAQRLRATVRPDVRVVGLEIDPDRVTEAAAAAAPPTLTFARGGFELAGLRPVLVRAFNVLRQYAEDDVASAWATMRAALAPGGLLVEGTCDERGRIAAWVLLDRAGPVSLTLAVRLATLTEPDCVGPAVLAERLPKALIHRNVPGEPVHALLQALDAGWRAAAGWAPYGPRQRWLHAVSAVRDGGWPVADRPARWRLGELTLPWSAVAPT, translated from the coding sequence ATGGTCACCCGGGGCACCACCGCCCCGAACCGGCTGCGCCGGGTGGACCGCTGGCTGACGTACCGATGTGGACCGACACTGGCCGACGCCGCCGATCCACTCGTCGTCGATCTCGGCTTCGGCGCGGCAGCGGTGACCACTGTGGAGCTGGCGCAGCGGCTGCGGGCGACGGTCCGGCCGGACGTCCGGGTCGTCGGATTGGAGATCGACCCGGACCGGGTCACCGAGGCCGCGGCCGCCGCCGCGCCACCGACGTTGACCTTCGCCCGGGGCGGTTTCGAGCTGGCCGGGCTCCGGCCGGTGCTGGTCCGCGCGTTCAACGTGCTGCGCCAGTACGCCGAGGACGACGTGGCGTCGGCGTGGGCGACGATGCGTGCCGCGCTGGCCCCGGGCGGGCTGCTGGTGGAGGGGACCTGCGACGAGCGGGGCCGGATCGCCGCCTGGGTGCTGCTGGACCGCGCCGGGCCGGTCTCGCTGACGCTGGCGGTACGGCTGGCCACGTTGACCGAGCCGGACTGCGTCGGGCCGGCGGTGCTCGCCGAACGGCTGCCGAAGGCGTTGATCCACCGAAACGTGCCGGGTGAGCCGGTGCACGCGCTGCTGCAGGCGCTGGACGCGGGCTGGCGGGCGGCGGCCGGTTGGGCCCCGTACGGACCGCGTCAGCGGTGGCTGCACGCGGTGTCGGCGGTCCGCGACGGCGGCTGGCCCGTCGCCGACCGGCCGGCCCGGTGGCGCCTCGGTGAACTGACGCTGCCCTGGTCGGCGGTGGCGCCGACCTGA
- a CDS encoding sugar ABC transporter permease, with protein MWLARLDTKASPYLYIAPFFVLFAIFGAYPLGYTFWVSLHDWDLLAAEHPFVGFDNYSRLLGDGDFWNSVLNTLGIFVISTVPQLLLALWLAHLLNRQLRARTSFRMSILIPNITSTAAVAIVFGQLFSREFGMINWALDLVGIDAIDWRNNRLGAWVAISTMVDWRWTGYNALIFLAAMQSIPKDLYESAAIDGARPARQFWSITVPMLRPTIVFCVIISTIGGLQLFTEPLLFNSGPNPIRGGPLRESQTMTMYMFENAFAPHFNFGYGSAIAWMLFALIVVISLVNVLVIRRLGNSTRKQG; from the coding sequence CTGTGGCTGGCCCGGCTGGACACCAAAGCCTCGCCGTACCTGTACATCGCGCCGTTCTTCGTGCTCTTCGCGATCTTCGGCGCCTACCCGCTGGGCTACACGTTCTGGGTGTCGCTGCACGACTGGGACCTGCTCGCCGCGGAGCATCCGTTCGTCGGCTTCGACAACTACAGCCGGCTGCTCGGCGATGGCGACTTCTGGAACTCGGTGCTCAACACCCTGGGCATCTTCGTCATCTCGACGGTGCCGCAACTGCTGCTTGCGCTGTGGCTGGCGCACCTGCTGAACCGGCAACTACGGGCCCGTACGTCGTTCCGGATGAGCATCCTGATCCCGAACATCACCTCGACGGCGGCCGTCGCGATCGTCTTCGGCCAGCTGTTCAGCCGCGAGTTCGGGATGATCAACTGGGCGCTGGACCTGGTCGGCATCGACGCCATCGACTGGCGCAACAACCGGCTCGGTGCCTGGGTGGCGATCTCGACGATGGTCGACTGGCGGTGGACCGGCTACAACGCGCTGATCTTCCTGGCCGCGATGCAGTCCATCCCGAAGGACCTGTACGAGTCGGCCGCGATCGACGGTGCCCGCCCCGCCCGCCAGTTCTGGTCGATCACCGTACCGATGCTGCGGCCCACCATCGTCTTCTGCGTCATCATCTCCACCATCGGCGGGCTGCAGCTGTTCACCGAGCCGCTGCTGTTCAACTCCGGCCCCAACCCGATCCGGGGCGGGCCGCTGCGCGAGTCGCAGACCATGACCATGTACATGTTCGAGAACGCGTTCGCGCCGCACTTCAACTTCGGCTACGGCTCGGCGATCGCCTGGATGCTGTTCGCCCTGATCGTCGTCATCTCGTTGGTCAACGTGCTGGTGATCCGCCGGCTCGGCAACAGCACCCGGAAGCAGGGGTGA